In Numidum massiliense, a single genomic region encodes these proteins:
- a CDS encoding thiamine diphosphokinase, with amino-acid sequence MGERMMMSERIAMDMSKSERRGRVVIATGGSWGATEHLIIRPDDVVIGVDGGIVELMERDVPMTLAVGDFDTAPPEQIEELRAHNVPTLRLPVDKDVTDTDYAVTKALEWAPQEVVLLGGWGSRWDHTLANVCLLERLLQAGVRGVMQNEHNRMQLVGPGTVHVAKEAYTYMSLIAWRETVTGITLEGFRFPLVDASLARTSNLSISNEWQGESGTVTHRRGELLIVQSRDPL; translated from the coding sequence ATGGGTGAACGGATGATGATGAGTGAGCGGATAGCTATGGATATGAGTAAAAGCGAACGACGCGGGCGAGTTGTCATCGCGACGGGCGGTAGCTGGGGTGCCACAGAGCACCTCATCATCCGTCCGGACGATGTCGTCATCGGCGTAGACGGCGGCATTGTCGAGTTAATGGAAAGGGACGTCCCAATGACGCTCGCCGTCGGCGATTTCGATACGGCACCGCCAGAACAAATTGAGGAATTGAGAGCCCATAACGTACCGACGTTGCGCTTGCCGGTGGACAAAGACGTGACCGACACCGATTACGCGGTGACGAAGGCGCTCGAGTGGGCACCGCAAGAAGTAGTGCTGCTCGGCGGCTGGGGAAGTCGCTGGGATCATACGCTAGCGAACGTGTGCTTGCTAGAACGGTTGCTGCAAGCGGGCGTACGTGGGGTGATGCAAAATGAACACAACCGCATGCAACTCGTCGGGCCGGGTACAGTGCACGTGGCTAAGGAAGCGTATACGTATATGTCGCTCATTGCGTGGCGCGAGACCGTCACTGGCATTACGTTAGAAGGCTTTCGCTTTCCACTCGTCGATGCCTCGCTGGCGCGTACGAGCAACTTATCAATTAGCAACGAATGGCAAGGGGAGAGCGGCACCGTCACACACCGTCGAGGCGAACTCCTCATCGTTCAGAGCCGCGACCCACTGTGA
- the rsgA gene encoding ribosome small subunit-dependent GTPase A: MPEGRIVKALSGYYYVQVDEELWQCRARGLFKKKQFSPLVGDWVSFDITEEGQGYIHHVVPRETELKRPAVANANQGVIVASLAEPVVQLLLIDKLLVHIERARLKPLIVLTKTDLSPSADAVDAAVRTYEKVGYPVVTTSVVSDAGLEELREALASHISVFAGQSGVGKTSLLNALIPNGDFATGEISAKLGRGRHTTRHVEMVVLPSGGWIVDTPGFSQLSFQGWDAAELTAYFPEIARFAANCKYRGCLHDREPGCAVKRARESGAVSASRYDNYLQFLQEIQEEKRY; the protein is encoded by the coding sequence ATGCCTGAAGGGCGAATTGTCAAAGCGTTAAGTGGCTATTACTATGTGCAAGTAGATGAGGAACTGTGGCAGTGCCGAGCGCGCGGCCTTTTTAAAAAAAAGCAGTTTTCTCCGTTAGTAGGTGACTGGGTATCGTTCGATATAACCGAAGAGGGGCAAGGTTACATTCATCACGTCGTCCCGCGGGAGACGGAACTTAAGCGTCCAGCAGTCGCTAACGCCAATCAAGGCGTCATCGTCGCCTCGCTGGCCGAACCGGTCGTGCAGTTGTTGCTCATCGACAAACTGTTAGTTCACATTGAACGCGCACGCCTCAAGCCGCTCATCGTTTTAACAAAAACGGACCTCAGTCCGTCTGCTGACGCAGTCGACGCAGCGGTACGCACGTATGAAAAGGTCGGTTATCCGGTCGTGACGACGAGTGTCGTCAGTGATGCGGGTCTTGAGGAATTGCGTGAGGCGCTCGCTAGTCACATCTCTGTGTTCGCCGGTCAGTCCGGAGTAGGAAAGACTTCGTTACTGAATGCATTAATTCCGAACGGCGATTTCGCCACGGGCGAAATTAGTGCTAAATTAGGGCGGGGACGCCATACGACGCGGCACGTCGAAATGGTCGTATTGCCGAGCGGCGGATGGATCGTCGACACACCTGGGTTTAGTCAACTGTCTTTTCAAGGCTGGGATGCTGCCGAGTTAACGGCGTATTTTCCGGAAATTGCGCGTTTCGCTGCGAATTGTAAATATCGGGGCTGTTTACACGACCGAGAACCGGGCTGTGCCGTTAAACGGGCACGAGAGAGTGGCGCGGTTTCGGCGTCGCGTTACGACAACTACTTACAATTTTTACAAGAGATACAGGAAGAAAAGAGGTACTAA
- the rpe gene encoding ribulose-phosphate 3-epimerase codes for MILTAPSILSADFARLGEEISDVEQGGADWIHIDVMDGHFVPNITIGPLIVDAVRPHTELPLDVHLMIENPDQYIPAFKASGANWITVHAEACPHLHRTIHLVKAQGAKAGVALNPATPLSAIEYVLDDLDMVLLMTVNPGFGGQSFIPNVLPKIRALRQMAEAGGLDLRIQVDGGINAATAQAVVAHGADVLVAGSYVFGATDRQARLNALKEAATRV; via the coding sequence ATGATTTTGACCGCACCATCGATCTTATCAGCCGACTTTGCGCGTTTAGGAGAAGAAATTTCCGATGTCGAACAGGGAGGGGCTGACTGGATTCACATCGATGTGATGGATGGCCACTTCGTCCCGAACATTACGATTGGCCCACTCATCGTCGACGCGGTACGCCCACATACTGAGCTACCGCTCGACGTCCATTTAATGATTGAAAACCCCGACCAATACATCCCTGCGTTTAAGGCGAGTGGTGCCAATTGGATTACCGTGCACGCCGAGGCGTGTCCGCACTTGCACCGGACGATCCACTTAGTGAAGGCGCAAGGGGCGAAGGCCGGTGTGGCGCTCAATCCGGCGACGCCGCTTTCGGCGATCGAATACGTGTTGGACGATCTCGACATGGTCCTCTTGATGACAGTAAACCCCGGATTTGGCGGGCAGTCGTTCATCCCTAACGTGTTGCCGAAAATTCGCGCCTTGCGGCAAATGGCGGAGGCGGGCGGCTTAGATTTGCGTATCCAAGTGGACGGCGGCATTAATGCCGCAACGGCACAAGCTGTCGTGGCACACGGCGCTGACGTCCTCGTCGCCGGGTCTTACGTGTTTGGCGCGACGGACCGGCAGGCGCGTCTAAACGCGCTAAAAGAGGCGGCTACTCGCGTATGA